From the Drosophila sechellia strain sech25 chromosome X, ASM438219v1, whole genome shotgun sequence genome, the window AATCAAGTGATTTAAAATACCATCCCTCTTGATAGGAAAACAATACCTGGAGTGTTGCCTTTGGCTATCCTTGAATttattcaaacattttttacTTTAGCAATCTAGGATTAATGTTGTACTTAAAACAAACTGCGGATAATCGTGGTAAATGTTAGGCATCGCATAATAGACATCGACATAAATATGTGTATATAagtagtaaaaaaaaaacaatgttaAGTTGGACTTGGAACGATCAATGGAATCTCTATCTCTTGcactttatgtatgtattatatattttttgtgtttcgtTTTGCTTTGATCTAGGATCTGCGAACTGTGAAACAATCGTATACGTCGAGTGTGTATAGCCACCGTGTAAAAGGAGCCGCCTGGACAAATGCTCTTTTTTCATTCTCtcgatttttcgatttttccaTCCGGACTTGCGAACCGGCGAGTCCATTGTTCGCCGGCCAAACAAAGGATGTGTCGTGAGCGTCGAGGGGCGAgttattaaaaacaatattcGAGGCTTAGCCGGATCGCCTGGATGGGCAGATATATATCTCGAATCGCATCGAGTCGAGTCGAATGGGGAGTGGACTTATCTCGCATCTTCGCATTAACACTttcgcacacgcacacacacactcacgcgcAGGCACGCAGACAGTCACAGGCACACGGACATGGCACAAAATGGCCGCCAAGGAGCTGTGCGTATGCGTATGTATTTTATTCGCATATATATCTTTCATCTCCGGCTGGCCTGGCACCTCATACACATCCGCACTCACCCACTTCGGATGGGTCGATATTTGCGTGACTGCAAGAAGAAGTTGGTTAAATCAAGAATATGTGAATGGAGCAAAAGCATCTAATCTAACGAGTAAGAAAATAAGAACAATAATCACTCTATGAGTGCGGTTATTAAGTATAAATTCCTGCCAAAAATGCCATCGCCATTATCGACCCATCGTGACCTCTAACCTCTGACCCCTCACACCTTACAACTTCTCAAAGGCGTTGGCATTTGTGAGAAGTTCGCGGGTCAAGCGCCACACCTGCTTGGCCGCCTGCTCCAAAGCACTGGGGGATTTCCCCTTGAACATGTCCAGTGCGGGAAGGAAGTAGTGGGGACACCGGCGGTACTGCAGACAGGATATCAGCTGCAGGAATATCCCATTGATGCGGTCAGCGATGCAGCCCTCGTCCCACTCGAAGTCCCGCGGATGCTTCTCGCACTCGTAGAGCAGCAGGTTCTTCAGGTGGTACGCACTGATGGGATTGCCTGGTAAATCCAGATGCCTGTCCCTCAGGGTCTTCAGCATGCTCAGGCAACGCCGGCGACAGCCACCTGAAAGGAGTTGAATATTGGATTGAACTACACCAGACTTCAAAATGCTAAACTATACTACAAGTTTTTAGTTCATTGAATGTGAATAACTGTGAGTGTAAAGGTGTTTCCATAAGATTGGTACCTTGCAGCAGACGGTTTTCGGCCTCGAAGAAGCTGAGCACCCAGGCATCGCCCTCCATGCTGGCGgcattgttgttcttgttctgCATGACGACGCTCTCCTTGGACAGAAGATCGAATCCCTCCGTCTTGACCTCCGCCACGATGTTGGGATGTGGCCACGGCAGATGTGGTACCGGCCAGTGGGCCGCCGATCTTGGCCAAATGCCTGAGCACTTAAATGCCGGCGTGATTTGAACAATGAATCGCTCCCGGATGCGCAACTTCACCTCGCTGGTCTCGCCCACCATTTTGACCATGTCGCGGTAGACACTTTTGTCGCACGCCTGAGCCACCAGAGTCTGAAAACGGGCACGGATCTTCCGGGAGGACAAATAACCACTGGCCGTGATGAACTCCACCCATAGGGACATGGacctcttccttccatcgctcAGCTTCAGAACAGCACATCCCGGCAAGGTGCCATCGTCCACGAAGTTGAAAACACCCATTTGATTCAGATACAGCACTATCTCGAATTCATTCGGGGATATCACGTCCACGCCCTCGAATCTGTAAAGGTGATGTTAATTATTGCGATGAAACCTCTTACTTAtaattctatatatttttgaaatctATATATTAATCCGATAGTTTATCGTGTTTAAATGTCTGCTACTCCTTTTCTGGTGGCGAGACCTCGATGAGCATGACTTGTCAGTTAACTGACAATGACTCTGCACTTTGGTTGTAATGATCGCAATGGAGTGAAGAGATTGGATTTGATTGCAATGGAGTGGAACTACTGGAGTGAGAAGTAGCTGCGATGACAGTCATCCGGGCACTGGAATTACCCAGATATCTTGTTGATGGCTCTGTGGTTGGGAACACTAAACATCTGTGATCGGATGAGCAGCTCTCGTTTTTATTAGCTAACTTATGCATAGGTTTAACATTAGGTTATATATGGTTATTAAAATTGAAGCAGCTAATGAAAAGATACTGAGATACTTAGATACAACTGAAAAGATACTAAGTTACTTAGATACTTAAAAAGTTTACCTGCCATTGCACTCGACGAGGCTGGATATGAATCGCGGCTCCTGCAGCTCCA encodes:
- the LOC6612325 gene encoding protein mab-21-like; translation: MLVPPDMMAAQTRMVYQMNRFCAERVQARMFKTATAIREICKIVQDILKEVELQEPRFISSLVECNGRFEGVDVISPNEFEIVLYLNQMGVFNFVDDGTLPGCAVLKLSDGRKRSMSLWVEFITASGYLSSRKIRARFQTLVAQACDKSVYRDMVKMVGETSEVKLRIRERFIVQITPAFKCSGIWPRSAAHWPVPHLPWPHPNIVAEVKTEGFDLLSKESVVMQNKNNNAASMEGDAWVLSFFEAENRLLQGGCRRRCLSMLKTLRDRHLDLPGNPISAYHLKNLLLYECEKHPRDFEWDEGCIADRINGIFLQLISCLQYRRCPHYFLPALDMFKGKSPSALEQAAKQVWRLTRELLTNANAFEKL